A region of Nitrospirota bacterium DNA encodes the following proteins:
- a CDS encoding glycosyltransferase, whose protein sequence is MNISAIVCTHNRSELLGRTLKSLAEQEYPSSGYEILVVDNLSTDKTKDVVLEFMARFRGKVMIRYIVEDKIGLSHARNRGIEESTGEIVAFIDDDARAEKRWLSALRKVYEDKEDAMCVGGKVILEWSSPGPSWWSSEMDTHLSAVDYGDALKRLSYPEYPFGTNISFSRSAVKGVGMFNPGLGRIGKMLLAGEEIDICLNIEKKGGVIYYCPDMVVYHLAQPERLNKGVINKRAYWHGRSCALVEKRHFGARRVFNSARYMLRKAALSMTRISGDPQSVSSLYYCLGYLQQACLFWKGNIRKNA, encoded by the coding sequence ATGAATATCAGCGCCATTGTCTGCACTCATAACCGCAGTGAATTGCTGGGAAGGACGCTTAAGAGCCTGGCAGAGCAGGAATACCCGTCCTCCGGCTACGAGATACTGGTGGTGGATAATCTGTCTACGGACAAGACTAAGGATGTTGTCCTTGAGTTTATGGCGAGGTTTAGAGGAAAGGTAATGATCCGGTATATTGTTGAGGATAAGATCGGACTGTCTCACGCGAGAAACCGCGGGATTGAGGAGTCAACCGGCGAGATTGTAGCATTTATAGATGATGATGCGAGGGCAGAGAAAAGGTGGTTATCGGCCTTGCGGAAGGTCTATGAGGATAAGGAGGATGCCATGTGTGTCGGGGGAAAGGTCATCCTTGAGTGGTCATCGCCAGGTCCATCCTGGTGGAGCAGTGAGATGGACACGCATCTAAGCGCTGTAGATTACGGGGATGCACTAAAGCGCCTCTCATATCCGGAATATCCTTTCGGGACAAATATCTCTTTCAGTCGCTCTGCAGTAAAGGGCGTCGGGATGTTTAACCCCGGGCTGGGGAGGATTGGAAAGATGCTACTGGCCGGTGAGGAAATAGATATCTGCCTCAATATCGAGAAGAAGGGCGGAGTGATCTACTACTGCCCGGACATGGTGGTGTATCACCTGGCTCAACCCGAACGTCTCAATAAAGGGGTAATCAACAAAAGGGCTTACTGGCATGGAAGGTCCTGCGCCCTTGTCGAGAAGCGGCACTTCGGGGCAAGGAGGGTATTTAATTCAGCAAGGTACATGCTCCGTAAGGCTGCCTTGTCTATGACAAGAATTTCCGGTGACCCTCAATCAGTTAGCTCCTTATATTACTGCCTCGGCTATCTGCAGCAGGCATGCCTCTTCTGGAAAGGCAACATCAGGAAAAATGCCTAA
- a CDS encoding DUF3368 domain-containing protein, which yields MPDIILDACVLSNFALSHSLHILRSCYKDHAYVSSFVTVENLKGILSGYRELGEIRKALADEWLIEVSLDDTKEKAFFENLSVSLGAGEASSIAIAKVRGFVFASDDRVARREAELLGVPVTGTVGILYKAAKMKLITLRKADNILNRMIEKGIYSPVKSLRELTEY from the coding sequence ATGCCTGATATTATTCTTGATGCCTGTGTGCTTTCCAATTTTGCCTTGAGCCATTCTCTCCACATCCTGAGGTCCTGTTATAAAGACCATGCCTACGTATCTTCATTCGTGACAGTTGAAAATCTAAAGGGGATTCTGAGTGGATACCGTGAACTGGGAGAGATCAGAAAAGCTTTAGCTGATGAATGGCTCATTGAAGTTTCTCTCGATGATACGAAAGAGAAAGCGTTCTTCGAGAACTTGTCTGTTTCTCTTGGGGCAGGGGAGGCCTCCAGCATTGCGATTGCGAAAGTCCGGGGATTTGTGTTCGCCTCAGATGACCGGGTTGCCCGAAGAGAGGCTGAGCTTCTCGGAGTCCCTGTTACTGGCACAGTGGGTATCCTTTATAAAGCAGCAAAGATGAAATTAATCACGTTACGCAAAGCTGACAATATCCTGAACCGGATGATAGAAAAAGGTATTTATTCCCCTGTGAAATCGCTTAGAGAGCTAACTGAGTACTGA
- a CDS encoding glycosyltransferase, with protein sequence MLLTRNGGRQFRDCLRQIFSQEIHDSVEVVVVDSGSTDSTLDEIEKYPVRLFQIEPGDFRFGLTRDYGFSQAQGRIIVTLSQDAVPCDKYWLRNLIAPFKNSDIAAVQGVDVEPDSPDVFFWERKGRFYFTRETKRWLDAHDGIGLSFVNVAIRREVWERHHFGDVPMSEDKVFQKMLKENRYRVYLARDARVYHGHTYTVRTLINRCENEGLGWRYAGVDYRFSDMLLDLLSPGKFKTLARAVIQGESLNASGLLFPLIRPLWLFKGNHFTKGYRFYS encoded by the coding sequence GTGCTCCTTACGAGGAATGGAGGGAGACAATTCAGAGATTGCCTGCGTCAGATCTTCAGTCAGGAAATCCATGATTCAGTGGAGGTCGTGGTTGTTGATTCAGGATCCACTGACTCGACACTCGATGAAATAGAGAAATATCCGGTCAGACTGTTTCAGATCGAGCCAGGGGATTTTAGATTCGGGTTGACCCGTGATTACGGGTTTTCCCAGGCGCAGGGGCGTATCATCGTTACATTGTCTCAGGATGCGGTTCCATGCGATAAGTACTGGCTTAGGAACCTGATTGCGCCTTTTAAGAATTCAGACATCGCCGCTGTGCAGGGGGTGGATGTGGAACCAGATTCTCCTGATGTCTTCTTCTGGGAGAGAAAGGGGCGCTTCTATTTTACCCGGGAGACTAAAAGATGGTTGGATGCGCATGATGGGATAGGGCTCTCTTTTGTGAATGTCGCAATCAGGAGAGAGGTCTGGGAACGGCATCACTTCGGCGATGTGCCTATGAGCGAAGACAAGGTGTTTCAGAAGATGCTGAAGGAAAATAGGTACAGAGTCTATCTGGCAAGAGATGCAAGGGTCTATCACGGACATACGTATACTGTCCGGACACTGATCAACAGGTGTGAGAACGAAGGCCTCGGCTGGCGATATGCCGGAGTGGATTATCGCTTCTCTGATATGCTCCTGGATCTTCTGTCACCGGGAAAATTCAAGACACTTGCACGCGCGGTCATTCAGGGGGAATCACTGAATGCCTCCGGGCTCTTATTCCCGTTGATCCGCCCCCTCTGGCTGTTTAAAGGAAACCACTTCACAAAGGGATACAGGTTCTATTCATGA
- a CDS encoding ATP-binding protein → MFNRLINLPVGKHSLFLFGPRQTGKTTLVQTLLSAGIPHFAINLLDTETLIKYSREPALFLKEIEYWVKKHPRGVVFVDEIQKIPILLDQIHTMIEAYKGRLTFIMTGSSARKIKRAPANLLAGRAWTYKLFPLTYPEIGDYFRIEDVLRYGSLPVIFTMEDEDRVRTLKAYADTYLKEEILAESLIRNVPAFSRFLELAADQSGMSVNYNNFARETGVASKTIREYYQVLEDTLLAFSLQPYLKSARKRLVSHPIFYLFDLGVINTLCRRLTVEPVKGTELYGRLFEHFIILEIYRLNHYSEKDWPMYYWRTGQGAEVDLVLETDKGLLGVEIKSKGRVRQSDLRGLFNFLGDYKGSRGLCITTSDRPYEAGGIECLPWQNFLQEYFFTR, encoded by the coding sequence ATGTTTAACCGTCTTATAAATCTTCCCGTTGGAAAACACAGCCTGTTTTTATTTGGGCCTCGTCAGACTGGTAAGACAACATTGGTTCAAACTCTTTTGTCTGCCGGCATTCCTCATTTTGCCATCAATTTGCTTGATACAGAAACGTTAATAAAATACAGTCGTGAGCCGGCCCTTTTTCTAAAGGAAATCGAATATTGGGTTAAGAAGCATCCCCGGGGGGTTGTGTTTGTTGACGAGATCCAAAAGATTCCCATCCTTCTGGATCAGATCCATACTATGATTGAAGCCTATAAAGGCCGTCTAACATTTATAATGACTGGTTCAAGTGCGAGAAAGATTAAACGGGCTCCCGCAAACCTTCTGGCAGGCCGGGCATGGACGTATAAACTGTTTCCGCTGACTTATCCTGAGATAGGCGATTACTTCCGCATCGAAGATGTATTGAGATATGGTTCGCTTCCTGTTATTTTTACAATGGAAGATGAAGATCGTGTAAGAACACTCAAGGCTTATGCGGATACCTATTTGAAGGAAGAGATACTTGCTGAATCTCTTATCCGTAATGTTCCAGCCTTCAGTCGTTTCCTGGAACTGGCTGCAGACCAAAGCGGCATGTCTGTTAATTACAATAACTTTGCGAGGGAGACAGGTGTTGCTTCAAAGACTATAAGGGAATACTACCAGGTGCTTGAAGATACCCTTCTTGCTTTTTCCCTTCAGCCATATTTGAAAAGTGCGCGTAAACGCCTTGTTTCCCACCCAATCTTCTACCTGTTTGATCTCGGGGTTATTAATACACTCTGCCGCCGTCTCACGGTTGAACCTGTAAAGGGGACTGAGTTATATGGCCGGTTATTCGAGCATTTCATTATTCTTGAGATTTACCGGCTGAATCACTACTCAGAAAAAGACTGGCCAATGTACTACTGGCGCACAGGGCAGGGAGCTGAGGTTGACCTTGTTCTTGAGACAGACAAAGGATTATTGGGAGTGGAAATTAAAAGCAAAGGCCGTGTTCGCCAGTCCGACCTTCGCGGGCTATTTAATTTTCTTGGAGATTATAAGGGTTCACGTGGGCTTTGCATCACTACCTCTGACCGTCCCTATGAAGCCGGTGGTATTGAATGCCTCCCATGGCAGAACTTTCTCCAGGAGTATTTTTTTACTCGATAA
- a CDS encoding glycosyltransferase family 4 protein, with amino-acid sequence MKITFLLPAWCDSPIGGYRVVYEYSNRLAMKGHSVTIIHPAGYDPRVISIGQVVALFIAGAGRRPARVRPSWFPLDSSVNSLITPGWEEKYIPDNDAVIATGWQTAEWMSRYPDRKGKKFYLIQSYETWSGPEDRVRATWSLPYHKIVIAKWLLELAEEMGVKGLSYIPNGIDFTVYRETSPVRERNPHRLCMIYHVNPCKGFSYGLEALEMVRRKYPELEVDLFSIHRKRKEVPEWMRYHFNPPQGRIVDIYNSSSIYVSPSLIEGWALPPAEAMSCGCALVSTDIGGVRDYAIDKETALLSPPQDAGAMAENIMALISDNSLRIRMAENGKRHIRRYTWEAAADLLEACVKSMI; translated from the coding sequence ATGAAAATCACATTTCTCCTTCCTGCATGGTGCGACTCTCCTATCGGGGGTTACCGCGTTGTCTATGAATACTCCAACAGGCTGGCAATGAAGGGGCATTCAGTCACTATAATCCACCCGGCAGGATATGACCCAAGGGTGATAAGCATAGGGCAGGTTGTGGCCCTGTTTATTGCCGGCGCAGGCAGGCGTCCGGCCCGGGTCAGACCCTCATGGTTTCCATTGGACAGTTCCGTTAATTCTCTGATAACCCCGGGATGGGAGGAGAAGTATATACCGGACAACGATGCTGTAATTGCTACGGGCTGGCAGACAGCGGAATGGATGAGCCGCTATCCGGACAGGAAGGGAAAAAAGTTCTACCTGATTCAGAGCTATGAGACATGGAGCGGGCCTGAAGACAGGGTGAGGGCAACATGGTCTCTCCCATATCACAAGATTGTAATCGCCAAGTGGCTTCTGGAGCTTGCAGAGGAGATGGGGGTAAAGGGGTTGTCCTATATACCGAACGGGATAGATTTTACAGTTTACAGGGAGACATCTCCAGTCAGAGAGAGGAATCCCCACAGGTTGTGCATGATCTATCACGTCAATCCGTGCAAGGGGTTTTCCTACGGGCTTGAGGCATTGGAGATGGTCAGGAGGAAATATCCGGAGTTAGAGGTGGATCTATTCAGCATCCACAGGAAGAGGAAGGAAGTCCCGGAATGGATGCGATATCATTTTAATCCTCCCCAGGGGCGGATCGTTGATATCTACAATTCCAGCAGCATCTATGTGAGCCCGAGCCTGATCGAGGGATGGGCCCTGCCGCCGGCAGAGGCAATGTCCTGCGGTTGCGCCCTGGTATCTACGGATATAGGCGGTGTCAGGGATTACGCCATTGATAAAGAGACGGCGCTACTCTCGCCGCCGCAGGATGCAGGGGCTATGGCAGAAAACATCATGGCCCTGATCAGTGACAATTCACTCAGGATCAGGATGGCCGAGAATGGTAAGAGGCATATCCGCAGGTATACGTGGGAGGCTGCCGCAGACCTGCTGGAGGCGTGTGTCAAATCAATGATATGA
- a CDS encoding ATP-binding protein, which translates to MERYLNPYIKNDLKDKIIMLSGPRQVGKTTISKSLVSSFMYLNYDSAADRKIISEGEWQRDVELVFFDELHKMKGWKSWIKGVYDTEGLKPEILVTGSARLEVLKKGGDSLAGRFFQYRLHPLTVNELCSLLNEDPKQALDNLMLFGGFPEPYLKGNQTFAKRWRRSHIDTIVREDLLDIEKVRDIKSIEILIDLLRARVGSQTSYSALANDLQVSIPTVKHWLQILENLYVIFPVRPYHRNITRSLLKEPKYYFYDTGAVEGDISAKLENVIALALMRELHLLEDTTGSKVALHYLRDKDKNEVDFLTLIDNKPSLMIEVKVSDDEFSKALYKFHSYLPDVKPLQLVYKLNKKKATPRMKMLPVHEFLANIEMD; encoded by the coding sequence ATGGAAAGGTACTTAAATCCCTATATAAAAAATGACCTTAAAGACAAGATAATTATGCTTTCCGGGCCTAGGCAAGTGGGGAAGACAACTATTTCAAAGAGTTTAGTGTCCTCCTTCATGTATTTAAATTATGATTCAGCCGCAGATCGTAAGATTATAAGTGAAGGTGAGTGGCAAAGGGATGTTGAGCTTGTCTTCTTTGATGAGCTTCATAAGATGAAGGGCTGGAAATCATGGATTAAGGGAGTGTACGACACAGAAGGATTAAAACCTGAAATTTTAGTTACAGGTTCTGCGCGACTTGAGGTATTAAAAAAAGGCGGAGATTCACTTGCAGGAAGGTTTTTCCAATACCGCCTTCATCCATTGACGGTAAATGAACTTTGCAGCCTTTTGAATGAAGATCCCAAACAGGCCCTCGATAATCTTATGTTATTTGGGGGATTTCCGGAGCCATATTTAAAAGGTAATCAGACTTTTGCAAAAAGATGGAGACGATCTCACATTGATACCATCGTTCGGGAGGACCTCCTGGACATTGAAAAGGTCAGGGACATAAAATCCATTGAGATACTGATAGATTTACTCAGGGCAAGGGTCGGGTCACAGACTTCCTACAGTGCGCTGGCAAATGATTTACAGGTCTCGATACCTACAGTTAAGCACTGGCTGCAGATACTTGAAAATCTTTACGTGATATTTCCTGTCAGACCGTATCATAGAAATATCACCCGCAGTTTATTGAAAGAACCTAAATATTACTTTTATGATACAGGGGCAGTAGAAGGAGACATATCCGCTAAACTGGAGAATGTAATTGCCCTTGCGCTCATGCGTGAACTTCATTTATTGGAAGACACGACAGGAAGCAAGGTGGCCTTGCATTATTTGAGGGACAAGGACAAGAACGAAGTGGATTTCCTGACCCTGATTGATAATAAACCATCACTTATGATTGAAGTTAAAGTTAGTGATGATGAATTTTCAAAGGCCCTTTACAAATTTCATAGTTACCTTCCGGATGTAAAGCCGTTGCAGCTTGTATACAAACTGAATAAGAAAAAGGCAACTCCCAGGATGAAAATGTTGCCGGTGCATGAATTCCTCGCAAATATTGAGATGGATTAA
- a CDS encoding glycosyltransferase, whose protein sequence is MKSIWRNDSADKFSGYNLWMNNFAFTDKKRKHVLSEIEGFSYKPLISIATPVYNIEEVWLEKCIQSVLEQTYANWELCIVDDASTRGGLLETLQGYADRDARIRLKYLPKNLHISGATNEAVGMASGEFIALLDHDDELHPNALFEVVNLLQSERDADIIYTDNDMINTDGKRFNPKFKPDWSPELLLSYMYISHLMVCRTALLRDAGGYRKGYEGSQDHDLALRLSEKTDRIHHIPKILYHARTLPASVSGSGDAKPYSFLSGIKAVQDAVARRGLNATVERPDFAVKAGYGIYKLNFNDIGKERVAIIIPTRDKADMLKRCITSIEEKTTYKNYEIVIADDQSREEATLNYFGAIRHKVINTGDSGHFNFSKIINRAVRGLDGDIEYILFLNNDTEVLSGNWLEEMLGWMRTSRIGAVGTRLLYPDNTVQHAGIIAPLHEGLPGHAFKTLPASSMGYLSYAKVVRNYSAVTGACMLTRRSYFEEVGGFDEEKLSESYNDVDYCLKLREKGYRIVFTPYAELYHYEGKTRGRRVPVRNEYHFRKRWGHIRIDPYYNPNLEGWLFDVRKDIREVLPVSRKIRVLLITNNLNSEGAPLSLLSIAKGLDRERYEVLLFSPVDGVLKEAWRNEGIEVLIRESKVKGIAADEFESDMKGLAGMLREQGIDVIFCNTLDTYYGHHVARALNIPSIWCIRESVNIRKYFREYCKSRTLSGLAVRTYEVPSHLIFVSRETAKLYGDLQTKGSVNVIYNGLEMDEIEKYKIACSRSQLLRDYAVPEGKKVITTVGQTIPRKGQHIFIGAAISLLKKRDDLLFLIVGGRDYDYRDRLEEMIRQSKTGDCIRIIPETQDVYPYYRLSDIFVCSSFEESFPRVVLEAMAFGLPIVATNVFGIREQIGDKREGLLVPPGNPVLLSNAIESLLNDEASAIEMAENAYYRVVNRFTYQDMIASYERCITECMFLTPEPYDLRINSRKTWIAIDKSLMLLDQYVRSAGRNGYREASKRALRRLYRSLKKA, encoded by the coding sequence ATGAAGTCTATTTGGCGGAATGATTCAGCAGATAAATTCTCTGGCTATAACCTCTGGATGAATAATTTTGCCTTCACAGATAAAAAGCGCAAGCACGTCCTGTCTGAGATCGAAGGATTTTCCTATAAGCCCTTAATCAGCATTGCAACGCCTGTCTACAATATTGAGGAGGTCTGGCTGGAGAAGTGCATTCAATCCGTTCTTGAGCAGACTTATGCGAACTGGGAACTCTGTATCGTGGATGACGCATCAACAAGGGGAGGTCTCCTGGAGACACTCCAGGGATATGCAGATAGGGATGCAAGAATCAGGCTGAAGTATCTTCCAAAGAATCTTCACATATCAGGCGCCACCAATGAGGCAGTCGGTATGGCCTCAGGAGAGTTCATAGCCCTTCTGGACCACGATGATGAGCTTCATCCTAATGCGCTGTTTGAGGTCGTAAATCTTCTTCAGTCCGAAAGGGATGCTGACATTATCTATACGGATAACGATATGATCAATACGGACGGTAAAAGATTCAACCCGAAATTCAAACCGGACTGGAGTCCGGAGCTCTTGCTGTCGTATATGTATATCAGCCATCTGATGGTCTGCAGGACAGCACTTTTAAGAGATGCGGGCGGCTACAGAAAAGGGTATGAAGGCTCGCAGGATCATGACCTTGCGCTGAGGCTGAGTGAGAAGACGGATAGGATACATCATATCCCAAAGATCCTCTATCATGCGCGTACCCTGCCGGCGTCTGTATCCGGTTCCGGTGATGCCAAGCCGTATAGCTTTTTATCTGGAATTAAGGCGGTTCAGGATGCTGTTGCCCGCCGTGGGCTCAATGCAACCGTTGAACGTCCTGATTTTGCAGTAAAGGCAGGCTATGGCATCTATAAGTTGAATTTTAATGATATTGGAAAAGAAAGGGTCGCGATAATAATCCCTACCAGGGACAAGGCGGATATGCTTAAGAGGTGTATTACAAGTATAGAGGAGAAGACCACGTATAAAAACTACGAGATTGTCATTGCTGATGATCAGAGCAGGGAAGAGGCGACCTTGAATTATTTTGGTGCAATCCGTCATAAGGTAATAAATACCGGCGATAGCGGGCATTTTAATTTCTCGAAGATTATCAACCGTGCTGTCAGAGGATTAGATGGCGATATTGAATACATCCTGTTCTTAAACAATGACACGGAAGTGCTTTCAGGGAACTGGCTTGAAGAGATGCTGGGCTGGATGCGGACCTCACGGATTGGGGCTGTGGGTACACGGCTCCTGTATCCGGACAATACGGTTCAGCATGCAGGCATAATCGCCCCGTTGCACGAGGGGCTCCCAGGGCATGCCTTTAAAACTCTTCCGGCATCTTCGATGGGGTATCTATCCTACGCTAAGGTGGTCAGGAACTATTCTGCTGTGACCGGCGCCTGTATGCTGACTCGGCGGAGTTATTTCGAAGAGGTGGGAGGATTCGACGAGGAGAAACTGTCTGAGTCTTATAACGATGTGGATTACTGTCTGAAGCTAAGAGAGAAGGGGTACAGGATCGTATTTACCCCTTATGCGGAGCTCTATCACTATGAAGGAAAGACGCGCGGCAGGAGGGTGCCTGTCAGGAATGAATATCATTTCAGGAAGCGGTGGGGCCATATCAGGATAGATCCTTATTACAATCCGAATCTTGAGGGTTGGCTATTCGATGTCAGGAAGGATATCCGGGAAGTCCTGCCTGTCAGCCGTAAGATCAGGGTCTTACTGATAACCAATAACCTGAACAGTGAGGGGGCGCCGCTCTCCCTCTTGTCCATTGCAAAGGGATTGGATAGGGAGAGATACGAAGTCCTTCTGTTTTCACCTGTAGATGGGGTGCTGAAGGAGGCCTGGCGGAATGAAGGGATAGAGGTACTGATCAGAGAATCAAAGGTGAAAGGGATTGCGGCCGACGAATTTGAGTCTGATATGAAGGGGCTTGCCGGTATGCTCCGCGAACAGGGGATTGATGTCATCTTCTGCAATACCCTCGACACATACTACGGGCATCATGTCGCAAGGGCACTGAACATCCCTTCTATATGGTGCATCCGCGAGAGTGTCAATATCAGGAAATATTTCAGGGAGTATTGCAAGAGCAGGACACTGTCAGGACTGGCTGTCAGGACATATGAGGTTCCGTCTCACCTGATCTTCGTCTCACGTGAGACAGCAAAACTGTACGGGGATCTGCAAACAAAGGGTTCAGTGAATGTGATCTACAATGGCCTTGAGATGGATGAGATAGAAAAGTACAAGATCGCCTGCTCAAGATCCCAGCTCCTGAGGGATTATGCGGTACCGGAGGGGAAAAAGGTTATAACAACCGTAGGCCAGACGATCCCGCGCAAGGGGCAGCATATCTTCATCGGGGCTGCTATTTCCCTCTTAAAGAAGAGGGACGATCTGCTGTTTCTAATTGTCGGAGGCAGAGATTACGATTACCGTGACAGGCTGGAAGAGATGATAAGGCAATCAAAGACGGGTGACTGTATCAGGATTATCCCTGAGACACAGGATGTCTATCCCTATTACAGGCTATCCGATATCTTCGTCTGCTCTTCCTTTGAGGAATCATTTCCCAGGGTGGTGCTCGAGGCGATGGCATTTGGCCTCCCGATTGTGGCGACGAATGTCTTTGGTATCAGGGAACAGATTGGAGATAAGAGAGAAGGGCTCCTGGTGCCGCCTGGCAATCCAGTGCTTCTTTCGAATGCCATAGAATCATTGCTGAATGACGAGGCCAGTGCCATTGAGATGGCAGAGAATGCCTATTACCGGGTTGTGAACCGCTTTACGTACCAGGACATGATTGCATCTTATGAGAGGTGTATCACAGAATGCATGTTTTTGACTCCAGAGCCTTATGACTTAAGGATCAATAGTAGAAAGACGTGGATAGCGATTGACAAGTCTCTCATGCTCCTTGATCAGTATGTGCGATCAGCAGGGAGAAACGGTTACAGGGAGGCGAGCAAGAGGGCGTTGAGACGGCTTTACCGTTCACTAAAAAAGGCGTGA
- a CDS encoding glycosyltransferase family 2 protein, with the protein MELSILIVNWNTKEFLEGCLQSIYGSVKNISFEVIVVDNNSGDGSAEMVRKNFPEARLIENKDNAGFARGNNQAYAFSKGKTIGVLNPDTIIYPGTFEKMVAYLNSHAGVGAVSCKFLNPDGSLQRQYYRRFPTISTVFFRYTGLGQRIDTRFFRGKALSSFFYSDKTFEQTEKIEQPGATCLVMRRSLIEKTGLFDEQFPILFNDVDLCKRIWDAGYEIHVLSDAHITHYGGANIGKMPGEEFSRIAFDGVLNYFRKHRGWIRSAIVYILIKMNYWAKM; encoded by the coding sequence ATGGAATTATCAATTCTAATTGTCAATTGGAACACAAAAGAGTTTTTAGAAGGTTGCTTGCAATCCATATATGGCTCTGTAAAAAACATCTCCTTTGAAGTCATTGTGGTGGATAATAATTCCGGTGACGGCAGCGCAGAGATGGTCAGAAAGAATTTTCCTGAGGCACGTCTTATCGAGAATAAAGATAATGCAGGATTTGCAAGAGGGAATAATCAGGCATATGCATTCTCAAAGGGGAAGACGATAGGTGTCCTGAATCCTGATACGATTATTTATCCGGGCACTTTTGAGAAAATGGTGGCCTACCTGAATAGCCACGCAGGTGTTGGGGCTGTAAGCTGTAAGTTCTTAAACCCAGACGGCTCCCTGCAACGGCAATACTACAGGCGATTTCCCACAATATCCACGGTCTTCTTCCGTTATACAGGGCTTGGCCAGAGGATAGACACGCGCTTTTTCCGTGGCAAGGCTTTAAGCTCCTTCTTCTACAGTGACAAGACATTTGAACAGACTGAAAAGATTGAACAGCCCGGAGCTACGTGTCTCGTGATGAGGCGCTCTCTCATTGAAAAGACCGGCCTATTTGACGAGCAGTTCCCGATACTGTTTAACGATGTAGACCTCTGCAAGAGGATATGGGATGCCGGCTATGAGATCCACGTCCTGTCAGACGCGCATATCACACATTATGGCGGGGCTAACATCGGGAAGATGCCCGGCGAAGAATTCTCCCGGATTGCCTTTGATGGGGTCTTGAATTATTTCAGGAAACATCGGGGATGGATACGATCCGCAATTGTTTACATTCTTATCAAGATGAATTATTGGGCAAAGATGTAG
- a CDS encoding UPF0175 family protein, with amino-acid sequence MKRTNILLTEDQHNILKRYARKETKTMGELIREAVDHIYQEEDVLEKRRRIALEAYQEGFLSMGRLSEILGMSPVSAREYLNQKKIPLQTQDQEEILRDARNA; translated from the coding sequence ATGAAAAGAACCAATATCTTGCTCACTGAAGACCAGCACAATATATTGAAGCGCTATGCCCGGAAGGAGACAAAGACAATGGGGGAATTAATCCGTGAGGCCGTAGACCACATTTATCAGGAAGAAGATGTGCTGGAGAAGAGGAGACGCATTGCTTTAGAGGCATATCAAGAGGGATTTCTCAGTATGGGAAGATTGTCCGAAATCCTGGGAATGTCTCCTGTGTCTGCAAGGGAATATCTGAATCAAAAAAAAATCCCATTACAGACACAAGATCAGGAGGAAATCCTGAGAGATGCCCGGAATGCCTGA
- a CDS encoding glycosyltransferase translates to MPKVSVIIPAYNRAGYIIQTLQSVFAQTFTDYEVIVIDDGSTDDTEDALKPYSGRITYIRKANGGQGSARNVGIRMAKGEYIAFLDSDDLWLPEKLKTQVTFMDNHPEYGLTFSGCEFIDDAGKVIGEWSSPLDFSFDSILLRGNYIMIPTVMVRRDVFDQAGLFNEARELISVEDYDMWLRIGLTYKIGYVDPVMARYRFHSGNISLSKKKMHGKSVSVLEKFALSDAMPDRDMRTRALRSVAMWLFEQGCMTGDRASMERSRDMFLRVLRMRPSFLLGYLYVFMSFLNLRFVRFLKECEYRLRGRQSVFRS, encoded by the coding sequence ATGCCTAAGGTCAGCGTCATCATCCCTGCTTACAACCGTGCAGGCTACATCATCCAGACACTGCAGAGTGTCTTTGCCCAGACGTTTACTGATTATGAGGTGATAGTGATAGATGACGGGTCTACTGATGATACTGAGGATGCGCTAAAGCCCTATTCTGGCAGGATTACCTATATCCGAAAGGCGAATGGCGGTCAGGGGAGCGCGCGGAATGTTGGGATCAGGATGGCGAAGGGAGAGTATATCGCTTTTCTCGATTCCGATGATCTCTGGCTGCCGGAAAAGCTTAAGACACAGGTGACATTTATGGATAACCATCCTGAATACGGGCTGACCTTTTCTGGATGTGAATTTATTGATGATGCCGGTAAGGTGATCGGGGAGTGGTCCAGTCCACTCGATTTCAGCTTTGACTCCATCCTCCTCCGCGGGAATTACATCATGATCCCTACTGTGATGGTGAGGAGGGATGTCTTTGATCAGGCAGGGCTCTTTAATGAGGCGAGAGAACTTATTAGTGTCGAGGATTATGACATGTGGCTTAGGATTGGCCTCACGTACAAGATTGGTTATGTGGACCCGGTCATGGCGAGGTACCGGTTTCACAGCGGGAATATAAGCCTGTCAAAGAAAAAGATGCATGGTAAATCAGTGAGCGTGCTCGAAAAGTTTGCGTTGTCGGATGCCATGCCCGACAGGGATATGCGGACAAGGGCGCTTAGGTCAGTTGCGATGTGGCTCTTTGAGCAGGGCTGCATGACAGGGGACAGGGCAAGCATGGAGAGGTCAAGGGATATGTTTTTAAGGGTGCTCAGGATGAGACCCTCATTTCTCTTGGGATACCTTTACGTATTCATGTCATTCCTTAATCTGAGATTTGTCAGGTTTCTCAAAGAGTGTGAATACAGGCTGAGGGGACGCCAGTCCGTCTTTAGATCATGA